One genomic window of Helicobacter canis includes the following:
- the motA gene encoding flagellar motor stator protein MotA: MDLSTLLGIILAITSISIGDILEGGNPLHVIHLSSCIIIIPTTLFAAMVSTHSAAIKAAYKELGLAFMGPKLDLSKTIKDVVEFSSLARRDGILALEGRAAQIEDDFFRDGLSMVIDGRDAKSVKEDLEIKIEQLEHYYHGAAHYWITAGETSPTMGLVGAVMGLMLALQLLEDPTAMAAGIAGAFTATVTGIMCAYVIFGPLGNKIKNNSFYLVQEKVVIMEGILAIANGENPRNLESKLLGFLRPDQPKISQFE; this comes from the coding sequence ATGGATCTATCTACATTACTAGGGATTATTTTAGCGATCACTTCTATCTCGATTGGGGATATTTTAGAAGGTGGGAATCCGCTGCATGTTATCCACCTTAGCTCTTGTATTATCATTATTCCCACTACTTTGTTTGCTGCTATGGTTTCTACGCATTCTGCGGCGATTAAGGCAGCTTATAAGGAGCTTGGGCTGGCATTTATGGGACCTAAGCTTGATCTCTCTAAGACAATAAAAGATGTTGTCGAGTTTTCTTCCCTTGCTAGGCGCGATGGGATTTTGGCACTAGAGGGGCGTGCGGCACAGATAGAGGATGATTTCTTCCGCGATGGGCTTAGTATGGTGATCGATGGGCGCGATGCAAAATCTGTGAAAGAAGATTTAGAGATCAAAATAGAGCAGTTAGAGCATTATTATCACGGCGCGGCGCATTATTGGATCACAGCTGGGGAGACTTCGCCGACTATGGGGCTTGTCGGGGCGGTTATGGGGCTTATGCTAGCCCTCCAGCTGCTTGAAGATCCCACTGCTATGGCGGCAGGGATTGCTGGGGCATTTACCGCGACTGTTACGGGGATTATGTGTGCGTATGTTATCTTTGGACCATTGGGCAATAAGATCAAAAACAACTCTTTCTACCTTGTGCAGGAGAAAGTTGTCATTATGGAGGGGATTTTGGCGATCGCTAATGGCGAAAACCCTCGCAATCTTGAGAGTAAGCTGCTTGGATTCTTGCGCCCAGATCAGCCTAAGATCTCTCAATTTGAGTAG
- the motB gene encoding flagellar motor protein MotB, whose translation MSKKKQQECPAGEKWAVPYADFLSLLLALFIALWAISSTESSKAKALSQALVTAFSNPPRSSIFQPIFQRPPDPGEVRENTEGKQPQTADGTASAVAVKDSIAQIQMLIQEGGVLEQIEQGIILRLPADLLFEEGRADLNNEEMITYVRRIAEIINKLPPEVKIDVRGYTDDKPLASSAKYKDLYELASARAYAVMSQLLDNGVNPEKMSYSSYGKYSPVAPNTTLENRAKNNRVEIFLSSSPSSVKTIKSVLDSAASEQESDSAK comes from the coding sequence ATGTCTAAGAAAAAACAGCAAGAGTGTCCAGCTGGTGAGAAGTGGGCGGTCCCTTATGCGGACTTTCTCTCACTTTTGCTCGCACTTTTTATCGCGCTTTGGGCTATTTCTAGCACAGAAAGCTCCAAAGCAAAAGCGTTGAGTCAGGCACTTGTTACAGCTTTTTCCAATCCTCCTAGATCATCGATATTTCAGCCTATCTTTCAGCGACCACCAGATCCGGGCGAGGTGCGTGAAAACACCGAAGGCAAGCAGCCTCAAACGGCAGATGGCACTGCTTCAGCTGTCGCGGTGAAAGATAGTATCGCGCAAATCCAAATGCTAATCCAAGAAGGAGGCGTGCTAGAGCAAATCGAGCAGGGGATCATACTGCGCTTGCCAGCAGATTTGCTCTTTGAAGAAGGAAGAGCGGATTTGAATAATGAAGAGATGATCACCTATGTGCGGCGGATTGCTGAAATTATCAATAAGCTTCCGCCTGAGGTGAAAATCGATGTGAGAGGCTACACAGATGATAAGCCTTTAGCAAGTAGCGCAAAATACAAAGATCTCTATGAGCTTGCTTCAGCTAGGGCGTATGCGGTGATGAGTCAATTACTCGATAATGGTGTAAATCCGGAGAAAATGTCTTACTCATCGTATGGGAAATACAGCCCTGTGGCACCAAATACGACTTTAGAAAATCGCGCGAAAAACAATCGCGTAGAGATTTTTCTCTCTAGCTCGCCAAGTAGTGTAAAAACGATCAAATCTGTCCTAGATAGCGCAGCGAGTGAGCAAGAGAGTGATTCTGCGAAGTAG
- the fmt gene encoding methionyl-tRNA formyltransferase, translating into MRVIFMGTPEFARVVFEQLCEKYEIVAVCTQPDKPVGRKQILTPPPVKLAALARGIPVLQPQKLDSSVSEKLARLGAETIIVVAYGKILPESILHIAPCINLHASILPAYRGASPIQQMILSDDREYGISIMRMDSGLDSGEILAIETMPRDDRATYTIVSQNLARLGGDTLCEVLAKLGEITPVPQDHSKATYCKKISKQDGLVDFSSARLVYKKWLAFNEWPGVYLTSGLKLFDIDLLRYSEAISQDLNKELATRGGLAGAGEICHIEPCVIACGDGECLVIGELQAPSKNRVNASVFLRSRGLQVGDKLC; encoded by the coding sequence ATGAGAGTGATATTTATGGGGACACCGGAGTTTGCACGCGTGGTGTTTGAGCAGCTCTGTGAAAAATATGAGATTGTGGCGGTTTGCACGCAGCCAGATAAGCCAGTAGGACGCAAGCAGATTTTGACTCCACCGCCAGTGAAGCTTGCTGCGCTTGCGCGTGGCATACCTGTGCTACAGCCGCAAAAACTGGATTCTAGTGTGAGTGAGAAGCTCGCGCGATTAGGGGCGGAGACAATTATCGTCGTGGCGTATGGGAAGATCCTGCCAGAATCTATACTCCACATCGCGCCTTGTATCAATCTCCACGCCTCTATTCTCCCAGCATATCGCGGGGCAAGTCCTATTCAGCAGATGATTTTGAGTGATGATAGAGAGTATGGCATAAGCATTATGCGTATGGATTCTGGGCTAGATAGCGGAGAGATTTTAGCCATAGAAACAATGCCTAGAGATGATAGGGCAACTTACACGATTGTAAGCCAGAATCTAGCTAGGCTTGGAGGGGATACGCTGTGTGAAGTGCTGGCAAAGCTTGGCGAGATCACGCCTGTGCCGCAAGATCACAGCAAAGCGACTTATTGCAAAAAGATTAGCAAGCAAGATGGCTTGGTGGATTTTAGCTCTGCGCGCTTGGTGTATAAAAAGTGGCTTGCCTTTAATGAGTGGCCCGGAGTATATCTCACAAGCGGACTAAAGCTATTTGATATAGATTTATTGAGATATAGTGAGGCTATCTCGCAAGATCTCAATAAAGAGCTTGCTACTAGAGGGGGGCTAGCAGGTGCCGGAGAGATTTGCCATATCGAGCCTTGCGTGATCGCGTGTGGCGATGGGGAGTGTTTGGTGATTGGAGAGCTGCAAGCTCCTAGTAAAAATCGCGTTAATGCTAGTGTCTTTCTCCGCTCTAGGGGGCTACAAGTGGGCGATAAGCTATGCTAG
- a CDS encoding biotin--[acetyl-CoA-carboxylase] ligase, which produces MLSGVKVIQMTKVDSTQDELRRRLESTFLHKPLCVVAQSQSKGRGSRGNVWENEQALMFSFAYNAPLILPDDVPAQSVAIFLGCIIRDILRESGSSAWLKYPNDLYVLDKKAGGILIERVKGVLLCGVGINVASERFGKIDIALDEEKFFARLFEVLQNPPSWKQIFSNYKLEFWRNYPFSFHIGDELVSLRDAFLLEDGGVNIGGRVVYNLRECGV; this is translated from the coding sequence ATGCTCTCAGGTGTCAAAGTAATACAAATGACAAAAGTGGATTCTACTCAAGATGAGCTGCGCCGGCGGCTAGAATCCACTTTTTTACACAAGCCGCTGTGTGTCGTGGCGCAGTCGCAGAGCAAGGGTCGAGGGTCGCGGGGCAATGTATGGGAAAATGAGCAGGCTTTGATGTTTTCATTTGCCTATAATGCCCCACTCATTTTGCCAGATGATGTGCCAGCGCAGAGCGTGGCGATATTTCTAGGCTGCATTATAAGGGATATATTGCGAGAGTCTGGCTCTAGTGCGTGGCTAAAATATCCTAATGATTTATATGTCTTGGACAAAAAGGCTGGAGGTATTCTCATTGAGCGTGTGAAAGGGGTTTTGCTTTGTGGTGTTGGGATCAATGTGGCTAGCGAGAGGTTCGGTAAGATCGATATTGCGCTTGATGAAGAAAAGTTTTTTGCTAGATTATTTGAAGTTTTGCAAAATCCTCCAAGCTGGAAGCAAATTTTCAGCAACTATAAGCTAGAATTTTGGCGGAATTATCCTTTTTCCTTCCATATAGGAGATGAGCTTGTTTCCTTGCGCGATGCATTTTTGCTAGAAGATGGCGGCGTGAATATTGGAGGGAGGGTGGTTTATAATTTACGAGAGTGTGGGGTATAG
- a CDS encoding ParA family protein: MHEVITVANQKGGVGKTTTAVNLAASLALAEKKVLLIDFDAQSNATTSLGLRRSDIEFNVYHVLMGSKTISEVIKKTDVPFMDLVPSDIGLVGIEKSFYTNKSGRELVLKKKLAEVENNYDFIIIDSPPALGPLTINALAAANSVIIPIQCEYYALQGLAQLINTIRLLKDNGINPTLEIRGLLPTMFSAQNNLSKQVFTDLSRHFDSKLFKKADKGEDSYIIIPRNVKLAESPSFGKPILLYDIKSSGSIAYQDLAQAILQGA, from the coding sequence ATGCATGAAGTAATTACCGTGGCAAATCAAAAGGGTGGTGTTGGCAAAACAACTACGGCTGTAAATCTTGCTGCATCACTAGCTCTTGCGGAGAAAAAGGTGTTGTTGATTGATTTTGATGCGCAGTCAAACGCGACAACAAGCTTGGGCTTGCGCCGCTCGGATATAGAGTTTAATGTCTATCATGTGCTTATGGGAAGTAAGACAATCTCTGAAGTGATAAAAAAGACAGATGTCCCATTTATGGATCTTGTGCCATCTGATATTGGTCTTGTAGGGATTGAAAAAAGCTTTTACACCAATAAAAGTGGGCGCGAGCTAGTTTTGAAGAAAAAGCTTGCCGAAGTGGAAAATAACTATGATTTCATCATTATAGATTCTCCTCCTGCTCTGGGACCGCTTACGATCAATGCACTTGCTGCGGCTAATTCTGTGATTATCCCTATTCAATGTGAGTATTATGCGCTACAGGGGTTGGCTCAGCTTATCAATACGATTCGATTGCTTAAAGATAATGGCATAAATCCAACGCTTGAAATCCGTGGCTTACTTCCTACGATGTTTTCTGCACAAAATAATCTCTCTAAGCAAGTATTTACGGACTTATCAAGGCATTTTGATTCTAAATTGTTTAAGAAAGCAGACAAAGGTGAAGATTCTTATATCATCATTCCTCGTAATGTTAAACTTGCAGAATCCCCAAGCTTTGGGAAGCCAATCTTGCTTTATGATATCAAATCAAGCGGTAGCATAGCATATCAAGATCTCGCTCAAGCGATTTTGCAAGGAGCATAG
- a CDS encoding ParB/RepB/Spo0J family partition protein, with the protein MAKKNALGSGLGELLGEVQDAYEKNLGEYTESIIELSVDVVKPNPFQPRKNFDESALNDLAESIAEHGLLQPILVYDDGGDYFLIAGERRLRASKIAGKSTIKAVVANEYIDRSRLRELAIIENIQRENLNPLDLAHSYQELIDEYKITHEELATKLKKSRAQITNTMRILDLCEYVQDLIVQNKITQGHAKVMVGLQEREQKVLADSIVGQKLSVRETEQLVKDLKQEDSSKKQNVAIKKLDSSVDNEVLGELCAAFAALGVQARISQGKIIIQPQKEAVVQLIEKLKS; encoded by the coding sequence TTGGCAAAGAAAAATGCCCTTGGCAGCGGACTTGGAGAGCTTCTAGGTGAAGTGCAAGATGCGTATGAAAAAAACCTAGGTGAATATACAGAATCCATCATTGAGCTTAGTGTTGATGTCGTTAAGCCAAATCCTTTCCAGCCGCGAAAAAATTTCGATGAAAGTGCGCTTAATGATTTGGCAGAATCCATTGCCGAGCACGGACTTTTGCAGCCTATACTTGTATATGATGATGGGGGCGATTATTTTCTCATTGCTGGAGAGCGTAGATTAAGGGCTAGTAAAATCGCTGGGAAGAGCACGATAAAGGCTGTTGTGGCAAATGAATACATCGATCGAAGTAGATTGCGTGAGCTAGCGATTATTGAAAATATCCAAAGAGAGAATCTAAACCCGCTTGATCTTGCTCATTCTTATCAAGAGCTTATTGATGAATACAAGATCACCCACGAAGAGCTTGCTACAAAACTAAAGAAATCCCGCGCACAAATTACCAATACAATGCGTATCTTGGATTTGTGTGAGTATGTTCAAGATCTCATTGTTCAAAACAAAATTACACAAGGGCACGCTAAGGTGATGGTAGGCTTGCAGGAGCGTGAGCAAAAAGTGCTAGCGGATTCTATTGTGGGGCAGAAACTTTCTGTTCGAGAGACAGAGCAGCTGGTGAAAGATCTCAAGCAAGAAGATTCTAGTAAGAAACAGAATGTTGCCATTAAAAAGCTAGATTCTAGTGTGGATAATGAAGTATTGGGTGAGCTTTGTGCTGCTTTTGCCGCTCTTGGCGTGCAGGCTAGGATTTCTCAAGGTAAGATTATTATTCAGCCACAAAAAGAAGCAGTGGTGCAGTTAATTGAAAAATTAAAATCTTGA
- a CDS encoding F0F1 ATP synthase subunit B', protein MSITIPDPWLMLLVFVVFIITMLLLNSWLFKPLIGFMDERENSLRKDMESAMSDDNEVQEIQEKIRAIFADAKAQASSIIESATIEAKAEYDEKMEKQANEVQGRIDSFRVDLENQKNQAKQELLADLGVFETALKSKVQQI, encoded by the coding sequence ATGAGTATTACAATCCCTGATCCTTGGTTGATGTTATTGGTTTTTGTTGTGTTTATTATCACAATGCTTTTGCTTAATTCTTGGCTTTTTAAACCTTTGATTGGCTTTATGGATGAGCGCGAAAATTCCTTACGCAAGGATATGGAATCTGCAATGAGCGATGATAATGAGGTTCAGGAAATTCAAGAAAAGATTCGTGCTATTTTTGCTGATGCCAAAGCGCAGGCAAGTAGTATCATAGAGAGTGCAACTATAGAAGCCAAGGCTGAATATGATGAAAAAATGGAAAAACAGGCTAATGAAGTCCAAGGGAGAATAGATAGTTTTCGGGTTGATCTTGAGAATCAAAAAAACCAAGCAAAACAGGAGTTGTTGGCGGATTTAGGCGTTTTCGAAACGGCTTTGAAGTCTAAAGTTCAGCAAATATAG
- a CDS encoding F0F1 ATP synthase subunit B: protein MKYCVRYGVVFGCLLGVSYASGAVDISHTDFSERIINFIIFLAILWYLGAHRLKALLQSRQQEISSRFEQAQDRINEAKRGREQAQKQLEEAQKKAADIIATARKEAVVIAQKYEEQCSVDIENLIKSSESLMFFEQRKARVELVESVLKELFNSNAADIDTQEYVRILNKKVA, encoded by the coding sequence ATGAAGTATTGTGTGCGATATGGCGTGGTATTTGGTTGTTTGCTTGGGGTCTCGTATGCATCTGGTGCGGTGGATATATCTCATACGGATTTTAGTGAAAGGATCATAAATTTTATTATCTTTCTTGCTATTTTGTGGTATTTGGGTGCTCATAGACTTAAGGCTTTGCTTCAAAGTCGTCAACAAGAAATTAGTAGTCGTTTCGAGCAGGCTCAAGATAGGATCAATGAAGCAAAAAGAGGTAGAGAGCAGGCACAGAAGCAATTGGAAGAAGCACAGAAGAAGGCTGCTGATATTATCGCTACGGCAAGGAAAGAGGCTGTTGTGATTGCGCAAAAGTATGAAGAGCAGTGTAGTGTAGACATAGAGAATCTTATTAAATCGAGCGAGTCTTTGATGTTTTTTGAGCAGAGAAAGGCTCGTGTGGAACTCGTAGAGTCAGTATTGAAGGAGTTATTCAATAGTAATGCGGCTGATATTGACACGCAGGAATATGTGAGAATTTTAAATAAGAAGGTGGCGTAG
- a CDS encoding F0F1 ATP synthase subunit delta, which yields MEEIIAKKYAHALIQCFKRDELEDLSNLFLQASQAFCVEKFRDMIHSPYMTKMEKKRLLIALFSDDEQVGAFLDLLIENKRIDIIPFVSSILERYLRALDNSYKAILYAPKNLDSSTISNITDSLSAKLGVKLHIEQSSTKVDGIRLAVQDLGIEVSFLKERFFDDLRSHILRSI from the coding sequence ATGGAAGAGATTATTGCTAAGAAGTATGCCCACGCACTTATACAGTGTTTCAAGAGAGATGAGCTAGAGGATCTATCTAATCTGTTTTTGCAGGCTTCACAGGCTTTTTGTGTGGAGAAATTTAGGGATATGATTCATTCGCCCTATATGACAAAGATGGAAAAAAAGAGATTATTGATTGCTTTATTTAGTGATGATGAGCAGGTAGGTGCGTTTTTGGATCTGCTTATAGAGAACAAGCGCATAGATATTATTCCGTTTGTGAGTAGTATTTTAGAGAGATATTTGCGTGCGCTTGACAATAGCTATAAAGCTATTTTGTATGCACCTAAAAATTTGGATTCTAGCACAATTTCTAATATTACCGATAGCTTATCTGCCAAGCTTGGAGTTAAGCTGCATATTGAGCAGTCTTCTACCAAGGTTGATGGTATTAGGTTGGCTGTGCAAGACTTGGGGATAGAGGTGTCTTTCCTTAAAGAAAGATTTTTTGATGATCTTAGGTCTCATATCTTAAGATCCATATAA
- the atpA gene encoding F0F1 ATP synthase subunit alpha encodes MVQKLKAEEISSIIKDKINSFDVSVDISETGKVVGYADGVAKVYGLKNVMSYEMVEFETGDLGLASNLEEGNVGVVILGGGNNIREGMSVKRLKRLMKVPVGDSVVGRVINTVGDPIDGKGAIESSEFRFVEQKAPGIMDRKSVHEPLQTGIKAIDALVPIGRGQRELIIGDRQTGKTTVAIDTIINQKGQDVICIYVAIGQKESTVAQVVRKLEEHGAMEYTVIVNAPASSSAAMQYLAPYTGVTIGEYFRDNARHALIIYDDLSKHAVAYREMSLILRRPPGREAFPGDVFYIHSRLLERAAKLSDEKGAGSLTALPIIETQAGDISAYIPTNVISITDGQIFLETNLFNSGVRPAINVGLSVSRVGGAAQIKATKQVAGTLRLDLAQYRELQAFSQFASDLDETSRKQLERGQRMVEVLKQPPYSPLAIEKQVVVVFAGAKGFLDDIPVGRVVEFENDLYPFIEAKYPKIFEEIRSKKALDKELEAVLTKAIEEYKLSFS; translated from the coding sequence GTGGTACAGAAATTAAAAGCAGAGGAAATTAGCTCAATTATTAAGGATAAGATCAATAGTTTTGATGTGAGTGTTGATATATCCGAAACAGGCAAGGTTGTTGGCTATGCTGATGGTGTAGCTAAGGTGTATGGATTGAAAAATGTTATGTCGTATGAGATGGTTGAATTTGAAACTGGCGATCTTGGACTAGCATCTAATCTAGAAGAGGGAAATGTTGGGGTTGTTATTCTTGGAGGTGGAAATAATATCCGCGAGGGGATGTCTGTAAAACGTCTCAAGCGTCTTATGAAAGTGCCTGTGGGAGATAGTGTTGTTGGTCGCGTGATTAATACGGTCGGTGATCCTATTGATGGCAAAGGTGCTATTGAGTCGAGTGAATTTCGTTTTGTTGAGCAAAAAGCACCTGGGATTATGGATAGAAAGTCTGTTCATGAACCATTGCAGACTGGTATCAAAGCGATTGATGCTCTTGTGCCAATCGGTAGGGGGCAAAGAGAGCTTATTATAGGCGATAGACAGACAGGTAAGACAACTGTTGCTATTGATACTATCATAAATCAAAAGGGACAGGATGTTATTTGTATTTATGTGGCTATAGGGCAAAAGGAATCAACTGTTGCGCAGGTGGTGCGCAAACTTGAGGAGCACGGTGCTATGGAATATACCGTTATTGTTAATGCACCTGCTTCTTCTTCTGCAGCTATGCAATACCTTGCTCCCTATACAGGCGTAACTATTGGTGAGTATTTTAGAGATAATGCACGGCACGCTCTTATTATTTATGATGATTTGAGCAAGCACGCTGTTGCATATCGTGAGATGAGTTTGATTTTGCGCAGACCTCCTGGTCGTGAAGCATTTCCTGGTGATGTGTTTTATATTCATTCTCGCTTGTTGGAAAGAGCGGCTAAGTTGTCTGATGAAAAAGGGGCTGGCTCACTGACAGCTTTACCAATTATTGAGACCCAAGCTGGCGACATTTCGGCATATATTCCTACAAATGTCATTTCTATTACTGATGGGCAAATATTTTTAGAGACAAATCTGTTTAATTCTGGGGTGCGCCCTGCTATCAATGTAGGACTTTCTGTTTCTCGTGTTGGTGGTGCTGCGCAAATTAAAGCCACAAAACAAGTTGCTGGAACATTGCGTCTTGATTTAGCTCAGTATCGTGAGCTTCAAGCCTTTTCACAGTTTGCTTCGGATCTTGATGAGACAAGCAGAAAGCAATTAGAGCGCGGGCAAAGAATGGTTGAAGTTCTTAAGCAACCGCCATATTCTCCTTTGGCTATTGAGAAGCAGGTCGTTGTAGTTTTCGCCGGTGCCAAAGGATTCTTAGACGATATTCCAGTGGGTCGAGTTGTGGAGTTTGAGAATGATCTTTACCCCTTTATAGAAGCTAAATATCCTAAGATTTTTGAAGAGATTCGTAGTAAAAAGGCTTTAGACAAAGAGTTGGAAGCTGTTTTAACGAAGGCTATTGAAGAATATAAGCTTAGTTTCAGCTAA